A single window of Malus sylvestris chromosome 5, drMalSylv7.2, whole genome shotgun sequence DNA harbors:
- the LOC126623356 gene encoding uncharacterized protein LOC126623356: protein MAEYHDRLQEVERYKAKLKENKQLVDEARMNKGLLTQALQLKDETMESLKRRNGENLRLKKLLEATKKQLEVATLEVSKVRGELDGALVEISELEESIPTEREAAVQEYLSSSTFHLAIKPYCAQEARFEKRKWMAVLDRYDDGSILRKYHEDIDEHHRKGETFVLAVDPSSEDESDNEGSADAQTQHGEEDLGDAEDDGRTRSDTARGSASDENE, encoded by the coding sequence atggccgagtatcacgacagactgcaagaggttgagcggtacaaggcaaaactgaaggagaataagcagcttgtggatGAGGCCCGAATGAATAAGGGACTTTTGACGCaggctctccaactgaaggacgaaaccatggagagcttgaaaaggcgaaatggtgagaacctaaggcttaagaaattgcttgaggcaactaaaaaacaattggaggtggctaccttggaggtatccaaggttaggggagaattggatggtgccttagttgagatttctgaactggaggagagcattccaactgaaagggaggctgctgtgcaagaatacttaagttcttcgacctttcatcttgctattaaaccctactgtgctcaagaagctcgctttgaaaaaaggaaatggatggccgtccttgatcgttatgatgatgggagcattcttcgaaaataccacgaagatatagatgagcatcatcgaaagggcgagacatttgtccttgctgttgatcctagcagcgaagatgagtctgataatgaaggtagtgctgatgcacagactcagcatggtgaagaggatcttggggatgcagaggatgatggtaggacgcggagtgatactgccaggggttcggcttcagatgagaatgaatag